Proteins from a genomic interval of Stenotrophomonas sp. 24(2023):
- a CDS encoding inorganic phosphate transporter, translating into MLTLVLVVILAALVFEFINGFHDTANSIATVVATKVLSPGWAVMLAAFMNLIGALTGTAVALTIASGLLNTNVVDVTPQVILCALLGGIIWNLITWWKGLPSSSSHALIGGLCGAGLAAAHNNWDALIWSERLGSWAQNKGLLWKVFVPMITSPIAGFLLGIVVMVLLWAMIAGLAKIGGAIGRLARPRIVNAFFGKAQIASAAYMGFAHGHNDAQKTMGIIAMTLIGAEATGALDDLPSWLAFLHPDASAGDGIAMWIVLTCAVVMAAGTASGGWKIIKTLGHKMVKLHPIHGFAAETSSATILTLAAHFGMPVSTTHSISTAIMGVGFAKNPRSLKFGVIERIVWAWILTIPAAGGCAYLILKLFELLGWA; encoded by the coding sequence ATGCTCACCCTCGTCCTGGTGGTGATCCTGGCCGCGCTCGTTTTCGAGTTCATCAACGGCTTCCACGACACCGCCAACTCCATCGCCACCGTGGTGGCGACCAAAGTGCTCTCGCCCGGCTGGGCGGTGATGCTCGCCGCCTTCATGAACCTGATCGGTGCGCTGACCGGCACCGCGGTGGCCCTGACGATCGCCTCCGGCCTGCTCAACACCAACGTGGTCGACGTGACCCCGCAGGTGATCCTGTGCGCGCTGCTCGGCGGCATCATCTGGAACCTGATCACCTGGTGGAAGGGCCTGCCGTCCTCCTCCTCGCATGCGCTGATCGGTGGCCTGTGCGGCGCCGGCCTGGCCGCCGCCCACAACAACTGGGATGCGCTGATCTGGTCCGAACGCCTGGGCAGCTGGGCGCAGAACAAGGGCCTGCTGTGGAAGGTGTTCGTGCCGATGATCACCTCGCCGATCGCCGGCTTCCTGCTCGGCATCGTGGTGATGGTGCTGCTGTGGGCGATGATCGCCGGCCTGGCCAAGATCGGGGGCGCCATCGGCCGCCTGGCCCGCCCGCGCATCGTCAATGCGTTCTTCGGCAAGGCGCAGATCGCCTCGGCCGCGTACATGGGCTTCGCCCATGGCCACAACGATGCGCAGAAGACCATGGGCATCATCGCCATGACCCTGATCGGCGCCGAGGCCACCGGTGCGCTGGATGACCTGCCGTCCTGGCTGGCCTTCCTGCACCCGGACGCCAGCGCCGGCGACGGCATCGCGATGTGGATCGTGCTGACCTGCGCCGTGGTGATGGCTGCCGGTACCGCGTCCGGCGGCTGGAAGATCATCAAGACCCTGGGCCACAAGATGGTCAAGCTGCACCCGATCCACGGCTTCGCCGCGGAAACCAGTTCGGCCACCATCCTGACCCTGGCCGCGCACTTCGGCATGCCGGTCTCGACCACCCACAGCATCTCCACCGCCATCATGGGCGTGGGCTTCGCCAAGAACCCGCGTTCGCTGAAGTTCGGCGTGATCGAGCGCATCGTCTGGGCCTGGATCCTGACCATCCCCGCTGCCGGCGGCTGTGCGTACCTGATCCTGAAACTGTTCGAACTGCTCGGCTGGGCCTGA
- a CDS encoding S10 family peptidase, with amino-acid sequence MTSLLRKAALFAGLLLAVPAATWAADTPHPDKAAADATDAPALPADASVKQSIRLAGRTLDYTATVGTLPVRDAQGKTIADVVFTAYTMPGKNRPVTFALNGGPGASSVYLNMGAIGPKIVTFGAEGDSASAPATLHDNPGTWLDFTDLVFIDPVGTGFSRSRIPDEEAKKALYTPTADIEYLSRSIYDWLLRNQRMGARKYLTGESYGGYRGPRITHYLQTRLGVAMNGLVLVSPYLSPTLEDNADVSPMAWMQTLPSIAAANLERKGKLTDAAMREVVEYTRGDYATALMKGRSDPQATEAMLRRVSELTGLDPQFVRRAGGRLETQAYLREVFRDKGTLGSRYDSNVTAFDPFPNDPEQRANDPLLDSIVAPTTTAMVDFVTRVVGWKVDGRYQALNYEVNRLWDRNGDLRQGSVTQLRQAVAIDPRLQVLIAHGWNDLSCPFMGSILTVDQMPAMGSDPNRVQVRSYPGGHMFYSRAESQAAFRNDVKALFERN; translated from the coding sequence ATGACTTCCCTGCTGCGCAAGGCCGCCTTGTTCGCCGGCCTGCTTCTTGCCGTTCCTGCCGCGACCTGGGCGGCCGACACGCCCCACCCTGACAAGGCGGCGGCCGATGCCACCGACGCCCCCGCGCTGCCCGCCGATGCCTCGGTCAAGCAGAGCATCCGCCTGGCCGGCCGCACCCTGGACTACACCGCCACGGTCGGCACCCTGCCGGTGCGTGATGCACAGGGCAAGACGATCGCCGATGTGGTGTTCACCGCCTACACGATGCCGGGCAAGAACCGTCCGGTGACCTTCGCCCTCAATGGCGGCCCCGGCGCCTCCTCGGTCTACCTCAACATGGGGGCGATCGGCCCGAAGATCGTGACCTTCGGCGCCGAGGGTGACAGCGCATCGGCACCGGCGACCCTGCACGACAACCCCGGCACCTGGCTGGACTTCACCGATCTGGTGTTCATCGATCCGGTCGGCACCGGCTTCAGCCGCTCGCGCATTCCCGATGAGGAAGCAAAGAAGGCGCTCTACACGCCGACCGCCGATATCGAGTACCTCTCGCGCAGCATCTACGACTGGCTGCTGCGCAACCAGCGCATGGGCGCGCGCAAGTACCTGACCGGCGAGAGCTACGGCGGCTACCGTGGCCCGCGCATCACCCATTACCTGCAGACGCGCCTGGGCGTGGCGATGAACGGGCTGGTGCTGGTCTCGCCGTACCTGAGCCCGACCCTGGAAGACAACGCCGACGTCTCGCCGATGGCGTGGATGCAGACGCTGCCGTCGATCGCTGCGGCCAACCTGGAACGCAAGGGCAAGCTGACCGATGCGGCGATGCGCGAGGTGGTCGAGTACACCCGTGGCGACTACGCCACCGCGCTGATGAAGGGCCGCAGTGATCCGCAGGCCACCGAAGCGATGCTGCGCCGGGTGAGCGAGCTGACCGGGCTGGACCCGCAGTTCGTGCGCCGTGCCGGCGGCCGCCTGGAAACCCAGGCGTACCTGCGTGAAGTGTTCCGCGACAAGGGCACCCTGGGCAGCCGCTACGACTCCAACGTGACGGCGTTCGATCCGTTCCCGAACGATCCGGAGCAGCGCGCCAACGACCCGCTGCTGGACAGCATCGTGGCCCCGACCACCACGGCGATGGTCGACTTCGTCACCCGCGTGGTGGGCTGGAAGGTCGATGGGCGCTACCAGGCGCTGAACTACGAGGTGAACCGGCTGTGGGACCGCAATGGCGACCTGCGCCAGGGCTCGGTGACGCAGCTGCGCCAGGCGGTGGCGATCGATCCGCGCCTGCAGGTGCTGATCGCCCACGGCTGGAACGACCTGTCGTGCCCGTTCATGGGGTCGATCCTGACGGTGGACCAGATGCCGGCCATGGGCAGCGACCCGAACCGCGTGCAGGTGCGCAGCTATCCGGGCGGCCATATGTTCTACAGCCGTGCGGAGAGCCAGGCGGCGTTCCGCAATGACGTGAAGGCGCTGTTCGAGCGCAACTGA
- a CDS encoding GNAT family protein — MPSNALLFPGLPLHSARLVLSPIRRDDAAALFALHTDPAVSPWWHLPAWTRPAEARAQIDDDLAAFATGTQLKLAVREARDGPLLGLCVVSAIDRASARAEVGYLLSPSVQGRGYMHEALACLHGYLFGTLRLHRLEAEIDPRNQPSARVLERLGYHHEGVLRQRWHRHGEWADSAIYGLLAPEAA; from the coding sequence TTGCCCTCCAATGCCCTGCTGTTCCCCGGCCTGCCGCTGCACAGCGCACGGCTGGTCCTGAGCCCGATCCGACGCGACGATGCGGCGGCCCTGTTCGCCCTGCACACCGATCCTGCCGTGAGCCCCTGGTGGCACCTGCCGGCCTGGACACGCCCGGCCGAGGCCCGTGCACAGATCGATGACGACCTGGCCGCCTTCGCCACCGGCACCCAGCTCAAGCTGGCCGTGCGTGAGGCCCGGGATGGCCCGCTGCTGGGGCTGTGCGTGGTATCGGCCATCGACCGCGCATCGGCGCGCGCGGAAGTCGGCTACCTGCTTTCGCCCAGCGTGCAGGGCCGTGGCTACATGCACGAGGCCTTGGCCTGCCTGCACGGCTACCTGTTCGGCACCCTGCGCCTGCACCGCCTCGAAGCGGAGATCGACCCGCGCAACCAGCCCTCGGCGCGCGTGCTGGAGCGGCTGGGCTACCACCACGAGGGCGTGCTGCGGCAGCGCTGGCACCGCCACGGCGAATGGGCCGATTCGGCCATCTACGGGCTGCTGGCCCCCGAAGCGGCCTGA
- the parE gene encoding DNA topoisomerase IV subunit B produces the protein MNARYNAADIEVLSGLDPVKRRPGMYTDTARPNHLAQEVIDNSVDEALAGHARSIEITLYKDGSVEVSDDGRGMPVDIHPEEKIPGVELILTRLHAGGKFSNNNYTFSGGLHGVGVSVVNALSTLVEVHIKREGAEHRITFRNGDRATPLEVVGTVGKKNTGTRVRFWPDPKYFDTPKFAVRALKHLLRAKAVLCPGLTVKLTDEATGEVDTWYYEDGLRDYLKLELGERESLPADLFVGNLKKDTEVVDWAVAWLPEGELVQESYVNLIPTAQHGTHVNGLRTGLTEALREFCDFRNLLPRGVKLAPEDVWDRVSFVLSLKMTDPQFSGQTKERLSSRQAAGFVEGAAHDAFSLLLNQNVELGEKIAQIAIERASARLKTEKLVVRKKVTQGPALPGKLADCISQDLSRTELFLVEGDSAGGSAKQARDKDFQAILPLRGKILNTWEVSSNSVLASEEVHNLAVAIGCDPGKDDIGGLRYGKVVILADADSDGLHIATLLTALFLKHFPALVDAGHVFVAMPPLFRIDVGKQVFYALDEEEKRTMLDRIEREKIKGTVNVTRFKGLGEMNPNQLRESTIHPDTRRLVQLTVDDSEQTRSLMDMLLAKKRASDRKGWLETKGDLASLEV, from the coding sequence ATGAACGCCCGCTATAACGCCGCCGATATTGAAGTCCTGTCCGGCCTTGACCCGGTCAAGCGCCGTCCCGGCATGTACACCGACACCGCGCGCCCGAACCACCTGGCGCAGGAAGTGATCGACAACTCGGTGGACGAGGCCCTGGCCGGCCACGCCCGCTCGATCGAGATCACCCTGTACAAGGATGGCAGCGTGGAGGTCAGTGATGACGGCCGCGGCATGCCGGTGGACATCCACCCTGAGGAAAAGATCCCGGGCGTGGAACTGATCCTGACCCGGCTGCATGCCGGCGGCAAGTTCAGCAACAACAACTACACCTTCTCCGGCGGCCTGCATGGCGTGGGCGTGAGCGTGGTCAACGCGCTGTCCACCTTGGTGGAAGTGCACATCAAGCGCGAAGGCGCCGAGCACCGCATCACCTTCCGCAACGGCGACCGCGCCACCCCGCTGGAAGTGGTCGGCACCGTCGGCAAGAAGAACACCGGTACCCGCGTGCGCTTCTGGCCGGACCCGAAGTACTTCGACACGCCCAAGTTCGCCGTGCGCGCGCTCAAGCACCTGCTGCGCGCCAAGGCCGTGCTGTGCCCGGGCCTGACGGTGAAGCTGACCGATGAAGCGACCGGTGAAGTCGATACCTGGTACTACGAAGACGGCCTGCGCGATTACCTGAAGCTGGAACTGGGCGAGCGCGAATCGCTGCCGGCGGACCTGTTCGTGGGCAACCTGAAGAAGGACACCGAGGTGGTGGACTGGGCCGTGGCGTGGCTGCCGGAAGGCGAGCTGGTGCAGGAAAGCTACGTCAACCTGATCCCCACCGCCCAGCACGGCACCCACGTCAACGGCCTGCGTACCGGCCTGACCGAGGCGCTGCGCGAGTTCTGCGACTTCCGCAACCTGCTGCCGCGCGGCGTCAAGCTGGCCCCGGAAGACGTGTGGGACCGGGTGTCGTTCGTGCTGTCGCTGAAGATGACCGACCCGCAGTTCAGCGGCCAGACCAAGGAACGCCTGTCCTCGCGCCAGGCCGCCGGTTTTGTCGAAGGCGCGGCGCATGATGCCTTCAGCCTGCTGCTGAACCAGAACGTGGAGCTGGGCGAGAAGATCGCGCAGATCGCCATCGAGCGCGCCAGCGCACGCCTGAAGACCGAGAAGCTGGTCGTCCGCAAGAAGGTCACCCAGGGCCCCGCCCTGCCCGGCAAGCTGGCCGACTGCATCAGCCAGGACCTGTCGCGCACCGAGCTGTTCCTGGTGGAAGGTGACTCGGCAGGCGGCAGCGCCAAGCAGGCCCGTGACAAGGATTTCCAGGCGATCCTGCCGCTGCGCGGCAAGATCCTCAACACCTGGGAAGTCTCGTCCAACAGCGTGCTGGCTTCCGAGGAAGTGCACAACCTGGCCGTGGCCATCGGCTGCGACCCGGGCAAGGATGACATCGGCGGCCTGCGCTACGGCAAGGTGGTGATCCTGGCCGACGCGGACTCCGACGGCCTGCACATCGCCACGCTGCTGACCGCCCTGTTCCTGAAGCACTTCCCCGCACTGGTCGATGCCGGCCACGTGTTCGTGGCGATGCCGCCGCTGTTCCGCATCGACGTGGGCAAGCAGGTGTTCTACGCCCTGGACGAAGAGGAAAAGCGCACGATGCTGGACAGGATCGAGCGCGAGAAGATCAAGGGCACGGTCAACGTGACCCGCTTCAAGGGCCTGGGCGAGATGAACCCGAACCAGCTGCGCGAGTCGACCATCCATCCCGACACCCGCCGCCTGGTGCAGCTGACCGTGGATGACAGCGAGCAGACCCGTTCGCTGATGGACATGCTGCTGGCGAAGAAGCGGGCGAGTGACCGCAAGGGCTGGCTGGAAACCAAGGGCGACCTGGCGTCGCTGGAAGTCTGA
- a CDS encoding CTP synthase has product MTPLIFVTGGVVSSLGKGIAAASLAAILEARGLKVTMMKLDPYINVDPGTMSPFQHGEVYVTDDGAETDLDLGHYERFVRTRLSRKNSVTTGRIYENVIRKERRGDYLGATVQVIPHITDEIRRCIDEATEGFDVALVEIGGTVGDIESLPFLEAIRQVRTERGAEKALFMHLTLVPYIGAAGELKTKPTQHSVKELRSIGIQPDVLLCRSEHAVPDSERRKIAQFTNVSERAVISVPDVDVLYRIPFGLHAQGLDEIVINQLKLADKVGPADLGEWEAAVDATLHPIDEVTIAVVGKYVDHQDAYKSVGEALKHGGLRQRTKVTLKWLEAQDLEGSDMSALADVDGILVPGGFGDRGFEGKVLTSQYAREQKVPYFGICYGMQAAVVDYARHVVGLEGANSTENDRQSPNPVIGLITEWRTASGDVEKRDDKSDLGGTMRLGLQEQRLKPGTLARALYGKDVVAERHRHRYEFNNRYRTQLEDAGLVIAGKSMDDTLVEVVELPRDAHPWFLACQAHPEFLSTPRDGHPLFIGFIRAARERKAGGTLLAEVRA; this is encoded by the coding sequence ATGACTCCCTTGATTTTCGTAACCGGCGGCGTGGTGTCCTCGCTCGGCAAAGGCATTGCCGCAGCGTCACTGGCCGCCATCCTCGAAGCCCGTGGCCTGAAGGTCACGATGATGAAGCTCGACCCGTACATCAACGTGGACCCGGGCACGATGAGCCCGTTCCAGCACGGTGAGGTCTATGTCACCGACGACGGTGCCGAGACCGACCTGGACCTGGGCCACTACGAGCGCTTCGTGCGCACGCGCCTGAGCCGCAAGAACTCGGTCACCACCGGCCGCATCTACGAGAACGTCATCCGCAAGGAGCGCCGCGGCGACTACCTGGGTGCCACCGTGCAGGTCATTCCGCACATCACCGATGAAATCCGCCGCTGCATCGATGAAGCCACCGAAGGCTTCGACGTGGCCCTGGTCGAGATCGGTGGCACCGTCGGCGACATCGAATCGCTGCCGTTCCTGGAAGCCATCCGCCAGGTGCGTACCGAGCGTGGCGCCGAGAAGGCGCTGTTCATGCACCTCACCCTGGTGCCGTACATCGGTGCGGCCGGTGAACTGAAGACCAAGCCGACCCAGCATTCGGTGAAGGAACTGCGCTCGATCGGCATCCAGCCGGACGTGCTGCTGTGCCGTTCCGAGCACGCCGTGCCCGATTCGGAGCGCCGCAAGATCGCCCAGTTCACCAACGTCTCCGAGCGCGCGGTCATCAGCGTGCCGGACGTGGACGTGCTGTACCGCATCCCGTTCGGCCTGCACGCGCAGGGCCTGGACGAGATCGTCATCAACCAGCTGAAGCTGGCCGACAAGGTCGGCCCGGCCGACCTGGGCGAGTGGGAAGCGGCGGTGGATGCCACCCTGCACCCGATCGATGAGGTGACCATCGCCGTGGTCGGCAAGTACGTCGATCACCAGGACGCCTACAAGTCCGTGGGCGAAGCCCTCAAGCACGGCGGCCTGCGCCAGCGCACCAAGGTCACCCTGAAGTGGCTGGAGGCGCAGGACCTGGAAGGCAGCGACATGTCGGCCCTGGCCGATGTCGACGGCATCCTGGTGCCGGGCGGCTTCGGTGACCGTGGTTTCGAGGGCAAGGTGCTGACCTCGCAGTACGCCCGCGAGCAGAAGGTGCCGTACTTCGGCATCTGCTACGGCATGCAGGCGGCCGTCGTCGATTACGCACGCCACGTGGTCGGCCTGGAAGGCGCCAACAGCACCGAGAACGACCGCCAGTCGCCGAACCCGGTGATCGGCCTGATCACCGAATGGCGCACCGCCAGCGGCGATGTCGAGAAGCGTGACGACAAGAGCGACCTGGGCGGCACCATGCGCCTGGGCCTGCAGGAACAGCGCCTGAAGCCGGGCACGCTGGCCCGCGCGCTGTACGGCAAGGACGTGGTCGCCGAGCGCCACCGCCACCGCTACGAGTTCAACAACCGCTACCGTACCCAGCTGGAAGACGCCGGCCTGGTCATTGCCGGCAAGTCGATGGACGACACCCTGGTGGAAGTGGTCGAGCTGCCGCGCGATGCGCACCCGTGGTTCCTGGCCTGCCAGGCGCACCCGGAATTCCTGTCCACCCCGCGTGACGGCCACCCGCTGTTCATCGGCTTCATCCGTGCCGCGCGCGAGCGCAAGGCCGGCGGTACGCTGCTGGCCGAAGTGCGCGCCTGA
- the kdsA gene encoding 3-deoxy-8-phosphooctulonate synthase: protein MKLCGFEVGLDQPLFLIAGPCVIESMQLQLDTAGTLKEITSKLGVNFIFKSSFDKANRTSGTAFRGPGMEEGLKVLAEVKKQIGVPVLTDVHEYTPMDEVASVVDVLQTPAFLVRQTDFIRKVCSAGKPVNIKKGQFLAPWDMKPVVEKAKSTGNEQIMVCERGASFGYNNLVSDMRSLAVMRDTGCPVVFDATHSVQLPGGQGTSSGGQREHVPVLARAAVAVGISGLFAETHPDPSKALSDGPNAWPLDQMEALLETLMELDAVTKKHGFSRFA, encoded by the coding sequence ATGAAACTGTGTGGATTCGAGGTCGGGCTGGACCAGCCCCTGTTCCTGATCGCCGGCCCCTGCGTGATCGAGTCGATGCAGCTGCAGCTCGATACCGCCGGCACGCTGAAGGAAATCACCAGCAAGCTGGGGGTGAATTTCATCTTCAAGTCGAGTTTCGACAAGGCCAACCGCACCTCCGGCACGGCGTTCCGTGGCCCGGGCATGGAAGAGGGCCTGAAGGTGCTGGCCGAGGTCAAGAAGCAGATCGGCGTGCCGGTGCTGACCGACGTCCACGAATACACCCCGATGGACGAGGTGGCCTCGGTGGTGGATGTGCTGCAGACCCCGGCGTTCCTGGTCCGCCAGACCGACTTCATCCGCAAGGTGTGCTCGGCGGGCAAGCCGGTGAACATCAAGAAGGGCCAGTTCCTGGCGCCGTGGGACATGAAGCCGGTCGTGGAGAAGGCCAAGTCCACCGGCAACGAGCAGATCATGGTCTGCGAGCGCGGTGCCAGCTTCGGCTACAACAACCTGGTCAGCGACATGCGCTCGCTGGCGGTGATGCGTGATACCGGCTGCCCGGTGGTGTTCGACGCCACCCATTCGGTGCAGCTGCCGGGCGGGCAGGGCACCAGCTCGGGCGGCCAGCGCGAGCACGTGCCGGTGCTGGCCCGTGCCGCCGTGGCCGTGGGCATTTCCGGCCTGTTCGCCGAAACCCATCCAGACCCGTCCAAGGCGCTGTCCGATGGCCCCAATGCGTGGCCGCTGGACCAGATGGAAGCCCTGCTCGAGACCCTGATGGAGCTTGACGCGGTGACCAAGAAGCACGGCTTCTCGCGCTTCGCGTGA
- the eno gene encoding phosphopyruvate hydratase: MSTIRSIHAREILDSRGNPTLEADVILEDGSFGRAAVPSGASTGTKEAVELRDGDKTRYLGKGVRKAVDNVNTTIATALKGFDGADQEGLDRRLIDLDGTENKGRLGANALLGVSMATAHAVAASRKQALWQYLAKGRDVTLPVPMMNIINGGAHADNNVDFQEFMVLPVGFTSFSESLRAGTEIFHSLKSVLKGHGLSTAVGDEGGFAPDFRSNVEALDTILEAIGKAGYTAGEDVLLGLDVASSEFYENGKYNLVGENKRLTSEQFVDFLADWAAQYPIITIEDGLAENDWAGWKLLTDRIGKKVQLVGDDLFVTNPRIFKEGIESGTANAILIKVNQIGTLSETLEAIAMADRAGYAAIVSHRSGETEDTTIADIAVATTATQIKTGSLCRSDRVAKYNQLLRIEEALGAGARYAGRDAFVSLKR; the protein is encoded by the coding sequence ATGAGTACGATCCGCAGCATCCACGCCCGTGAAATCCTCGACAGCCGTGGCAATCCCACGCTGGAAGCCGACGTCATCCTGGAGGACGGTTCGTTCGGTCGCGCCGCGGTTCCCTCCGGCGCCTCGACCGGCACCAAGGAGGCCGTGGAACTGCGTGACGGCGACAAGACCCGTTACCTGGGCAAGGGCGTGCGCAAGGCCGTCGACAACGTCAACACCACGATCGCCACGGCCCTGAAGGGCTTCGATGGCGCCGACCAGGAAGGGCTGGACCGCCGCCTGATCGATCTGGATGGCACCGAGAACAAGGGCCGCCTGGGCGCCAACGCGCTGCTGGGTGTTTCCATGGCCACCGCCCATGCGGTCGCCGCCTCGCGCAAGCAGGCGCTGTGGCAGTACCTGGCCAAGGGCCGTGATGTCACCCTGCCGGTGCCGATGATGAACATCATCAACGGCGGCGCGCATGCCGACAACAACGTCGATTTCCAGGAATTCATGGTGCTGCCGGTGGGCTTCACCTCGTTCTCCGAATCGCTGCGTGCCGGTACCGAGATCTTCCATTCGCTCAAGTCCGTGCTCAAGGGCCATGGCCTGAGCACCGCCGTGGGCGACGAGGGCGGCTTCGCCCCGGATTTCCGCAGCAACGTCGAAGCGCTGGACACCATCCTGGAAGCCATCGGCAAGGCCGGCTACACCGCCGGTGAAGACGTGCTGCTGGGCCTGGACGTGGCCTCCAGCGAGTTCTACGAGAACGGCAAGTACAACCTGGTCGGCGAGAACAAGCGCCTGACCTCCGAGCAGTTCGTCGATTTCCTGGCCGACTGGGCCGCGCAGTACCCGATCATCACCATCGAAGACGGCCTGGCCGAGAACGACTGGGCCGGCTGGAAGCTGCTGACCGACCGCATCGGCAAGAAGGTGCAGCTGGTGGGTGACGACCTGTTCGTCACCAATCCGCGCATCTTCAAGGAAGGCATCGAATCGGGCACCGCCAACGCGATCCTGATCAAGGTCAACCAGATCGGCACCCTGAGCGAAACCTTGGAAGCGATCGCCATGGCCGACCGTGCCGGCTATGCGGCCATCGTCTCGCACCGTTCGGGCGAAACCGAAGACACCACCATCGCCGACATCGCCGTGGCCACCACCGCCACCCAGATCAAGACCGGCTCGCTGTGCCGCAGCGATCGCGTGGCCAAGTACAACCAGCTGCTGCGCATCGAGGAAGCCCTGGGTGCCGGCGCGCGTTACGCCGGTCGTGACGCGTTCGTTTCGCTGAAGCGCTGA
- the ftsB gene encoding cell division protein FtsB — protein MRDWRWLLLVLALLLAWLQYRFWFGPGNSGEVMMLEAQVENQKRDNEGLQQRNDALAAEVKDLKEGQAAIEERARSELGMIKPGEKFYRVVEDAPVPPARPPAPLAEAPDHSTDVP, from the coding sequence ATGCGCGACTGGCGCTGGCTGCTGCTGGTGCTGGCCCTGCTGTTGGCATGGCTGCAGTACCGTTTCTGGTTCGGCCCGGGTAACTCGGGCGAAGTGATGATGCTCGAGGCCCAGGTCGAAAACCAGAAACGGGACAATGAAGGCCTGCAGCAGCGCAACGATGCGCTGGCTGCCGAGGTCAAGGACCTCAAGGAAGGCCAGGCGGCCATCGAAGAGCGCGCGCGCAGCGAGCTGGGCATGATCAAGCCCGGCGAGAAGTTCTACCGCGTGGTCGAGGATGCGCCGGTGCCGCCGGCGCGTCCGCCGGCACCGCTGGCCGAGGCCCCCGACCACAGCACGGACGTGCCATGA
- the ispD gene encoding 2-C-methyl-D-erythritol 4-phosphate cytidylyltransferase: protein MSAAIWVVVPAAGRGTRFGAPLPKQYLQAGGQILLGHALDALLAHPAVAGAMVVIGADDADWPGWQERAGKPVLTCTGGATRAASVLAGLQALPDSVRADEFVLVHDAARPNLALSDLGRLLEVGRADPVGAILAAPVRDTLKRAGDDGGIDGTEPRERLWRALTPQLFRRHQLSRALAEAAAAGVEVTDEAMAMERQGLRPLLVEGSEDNFKVTTPADLDRFEFVLSRRAG, encoded by the coding sequence ATGAGCGCGGCGATCTGGGTCGTGGTTCCGGCGGCGGGGCGGGGCACGCGCTTCGGCGCGCCGCTGCCCAAGCAGTACCTGCAGGCGGGCGGGCAGATCCTGCTCGGCCATGCCCTGGATGCCCTGCTGGCCCACCCGGCCGTGGCCGGGGCGATGGTGGTGATCGGCGCCGATGATGCGGACTGGCCCGGCTGGCAGGAACGTGCCGGCAAGCCGGTGCTGACCTGCACCGGCGGTGCCACCCGTGCCGCCTCGGTACTGGCGGGCCTGCAGGCGCTGCCGGACAGCGTCCGCGCCGATGAATTCGTGCTGGTGCACGATGCCGCGCGGCCGAATCTGGCCCTTTCCGATCTGGGGCGCCTGCTGGAAGTCGGCCGTGCCGATCCTGTCGGCGCGATCCTGGCCGCGCCCGTGCGCGATACCCTCAAGCGCGCCGGTGATGACGGTGGCATCGACGGTACCGAGCCGCGCGAACGCCTGTGGCGCGCGCTGACCCCGCAGCTGTTCCGCCGCCATCAGCTCAGCCGCGCGCTGGCCGAAGCGGCCGCCGCTGGCGTGGAGGTCACCGACGAGGCCATGGCCATGGAACGTCAGGGCCTGCGCCCGCTGCTGGTGGAAGGCAGCGAAGACAATTTCAAGGTCACCACCCCGGCCGACCTGGACCGTTTCGAGTTCGTACTTTCCCGCCGCGCCGGCTGA
- the ispF gene encoding 2-C-methyl-D-erythritol 2,4-cyclodiphosphate synthase: MSTIPFPPIRIGQGYDVHAFGDGDHIMLGGVRVPHTAGVLAHSDGDVILHALCDAMLGALALGDIGQHFPPSDDRWKGADSSDFVRHCDALLRERGWQVGNTDITVICERPKVGPHALAMRERIAGLLQLPLDAVSIKATTSEKLGFTGRSEGIAAQAAVLLVAR; this comes from the coding sequence ATGAGCACCATTCCTTTCCCGCCCATCCGCATCGGCCAGGGCTATGACGTCCACGCCTTCGGCGATGGCGACCACATCATGCTTGGCGGCGTGCGCGTGCCGCACACGGCCGGTGTGCTGGCGCACAGCGATGGCGATGTGATCCTGCACGCGCTGTGCGATGCCATGCTCGGCGCGCTGGCGCTGGGGGACATCGGCCAGCATTTCCCGCCCAGCGACGATCGCTGGAAAGGCGCGGACAGCAGCGACTTCGTGCGCCACTGCGATGCCCTGCTGCGCGAGCGCGGCTGGCAGGTGGGCAACACCGACATCACCGTGATCTGCGAACGGCCCAAGGTCGGCCCGCATGCGCTGGCCATGCGCGAGCGCATCGCCGGCCTGCTGCAGCTGCCGCTGGACGCGGTCAGCATAAAGGCCACCACGTCGGAGAAGCTCGGTTTCACCGGGCGCAGCGAGGGTATCGCCGCGCAGGCCGCCGTGCTGCTGGTGGCCCGATGA